TTGTTTCCGGTTGCGGCGAGCGGGGTTCGGGGATGTGGAGGCGGTGGGCGGAGTTCGTGGCGGTGTACTTCGGCGGGCCCGCGGCGGCGCTGGTGTGGCTGCCGCGCCCGTGGACTTTCCCGCTGCTGTTCGCGTGGGCAGCGGTGTGCGGGTGGATGCTGCGGCGGGACGCGACGTTCGACCGCGGACAGCTGGTGAACATCGAGGGGTTCCGGCGCGGGCTCCCGCTCGTGCTGGTGCGGTTCATGGTGCTGGGGGTGGCGCTGTGCGGGCTGGTGCTGTGGCTGAGGCCGGACGCGTGGCTGAGCTTCCCGCGCCAGCGGCCGGGGCTGTGGGCGCTGGTGATGGTGCTGTACCCGGTGCTGAGCGTGGTGCCGCAGGAGGTGGTGTGGCGGGCGTTCCT
The sequence above is drawn from the Phycisphaerales bacterium genome and encodes:
- a CDS encoding CPBP family glutamic-type intramembrane protease, with the translated sequence MWRRWAEFVAVYFGGPAAALVWLPRPWTFPLLFAWAAVCGWMLRRDATFDRGQLVNIEGFRRGLPLVLVRFMVLGVALCGLVLWLRPDAWLSFPRQRPGLWALVMVLYPVLSVVPQEVVWRAFLHHRYRGLLPSAVARCAAGAVAFGFAHVVMENWLAVALSTFGGVLFAMTYERSRSLLLACVEHALYGCLVFTVGIGKYLVVGAAGP